A single Nevskiales bacterium DNA region contains:
- a CDS encoding FAD-binding oxidoreductase: MAGRSLDAECLAGLRTTVGAVNVLTDPADRLPYGYDNSRRLALPDAVVFAQTADEVRDVVRLCNRHRQPLVARGRGTNTTGATVPVQGGVVLSLERMNRILDIRPADRLAVVEPGVTNAELQAALAAHGLFWPPDPSSAAYATVGGNLACNAAGPQAVKYGTPRENTLGLRAVTGAGEDIRTGVLTTKGVVGYDLTRLLIGSEGTLAVITEATLRLTPTPAAKRTLRAL; this comes from the coding sequence ATGGCCGGGCGCAGCCTCGACGCCGAATGCCTGGCCGGGCTGCGCACCACGGTCGGCGCCGTTAATGTCCTGACCGACCCCGCCGACCGGCTGCCCTACGGCTACGACAACAGCCGGCGCCTCGCGCTGCCGGACGCGGTCGTGTTCGCACAGACCGCGGATGAAGTGCGCGACGTGGTACGCCTGTGCAACCGCCACCGTCAGCCGCTGGTGGCACGCGGGCGCGGCACCAACACCACCGGCGCGACGGTGCCGGTGCAGGGCGGGGTGGTGCTATCGCTCGAGCGCATGAACCGGATTCTGGACATCCGTCCCGCGGACCGCCTGGCCGTGGTCGAGCCCGGCGTGACCAATGCCGAGCTGCAGGCGGCGCTGGCCGCGCACGGCCTGTTCTGGCCGCCGGACCCCAGCAGCGCGGCGTACGCGACGGTCGGCGGCAACCTGGCCTGCAATGCCGCCGGCCCGCAGGCCGTGAAGTACGGCACGCCGCGCGAGAACACCCTGGGCCTGCGCGCCGTCACCGGCGCCGGCGAGGACATCCGTACCGGCGTGCTCACCACCAAGGGCGTGGTCGGCTATGACCTGACACGCCTTTTGATCGGCTCGGAAGGCACACTGGCCGTCATCACCGAGGCCACGCTCAGGCTCACGCCGACGCCGGCCGCGAAGCGTACGCTGCGCGCCTTG
- a CDS encoding phosphoheptose isomerase translates to MSQSKLETRIQQHFAESLKAKQDTLARCVPALTAAGRLMAERLRAGHKILSCGNGGSAGDAQHLSSELLNRFERERPSLAGIALSTDTGTLTSIANDYSYEEVFAKQVRALGRPGDILVGITTSGNSPNVLRAVEAAHQLGMTVLALTGRDGGKLAPLLRGDDIELRAAHSVTARIQEVHLVFIHCLCDLIDEILYPAG, encoded by the coding sequence ATGAGCCAATCCAAGCTTGAAACCCGCATCCAGCAGCATTTCGCCGAGAGCCTCAAGGCCAAGCAGGACACGCTGGCGCGCTGCGTGCCGGCGCTGACCGCGGCCGGCCGGCTGATGGCCGAGCGCCTGCGCGCCGGCCACAAGATCCTGTCCTGCGGCAACGGCGGCTCGGCCGGCGACGCCCAGCATCTGTCCTCGGAGCTGCTCAACCGCTTCGAGCGCGAGCGCCCCTCGCTGGCCGGCATCGCGCTGTCCACCGACACCGGCACGCTGACCTCGATCGCCAACGACTACAGCTACGAGGAGGTGTTCGCCAAGCAGGTGCGGGCACTCGGCCGGCCGGGCGATATCCTGGTCGGCATCACCACCTCGGGCAACTCGCCCAACGTGCTGCGCGCGGTCGAGGCGGCGCACCAACTCGGCATGACCGTCCTCGCGCTGACCGGGCGCGACGGCGGCAAGCTGGCGCCGCTGCTGCGCGGCGACGACATCGAACTGCGTGCCGCGCACAGCGTCACCGCGCGCATCCAGGAAGTGCACCTGGTATTCATCCACTGCCTGTGCGATCTCATCGACGAGATCCTCTATCCCGCGGGATAG
- a CDS encoding YraN family protein yields the protein MNDRGRDAEDRACEYLRQQGLRLLQRNFRTRRGELDLVLMDGATVVVAEVRRRGHAAYGGALASIDARKRERIVQATRLLLAQRPALAGRPLRFDVIAIEPTGKLHWIRGAFDAGGF from the coding sequence ATGAACGACCGCGGCAGGGACGCCGAAGACCGGGCCTGTGAATACCTGCGGCAGCAGGGCCTGCGGCTGCTGCAGCGCAACTTCCGCACCCGCCGCGGCGAACTCGATCTGGTGCTGATGGACGGCGCGACCGTGGTGGTGGCCGAGGTGCGCCGCCGCGGACATGCCGCCTACGGCGGCGCGCTGGCCAGCATCGATGCGCGCAAGCGCGAGCGCATCGTCCAGGCCACCCGCCTGCTGCTGGCGCAGCGGCCGGCACTGGCCGGGCGCCCGCTGCGTTTCGACGTGATTGCGATCGAGCCGACGGGTAAACTGCACTGGATTCGCGGCGCCTTCGACGCCGGGGGTTTTTAG
- a CDS encoding penicillin-binding protein activator codes for MGLVLLLAAAAPWATAAPPRTAAQVEADERYADGDYAGAAEIYLQAATLVPPPDRTPLLIRAAEAALRAERRDLASQTLQKIDASQLTPAERLRADLLLASLGRLPGGPPDWLQRLPPPGKDADADLAERLLAVRAEAYLRQGEVVEAVRTLVQRESWLERREARVRNQAQIWNALRTAPSIGTQHQTRNDLDSVTRGWLELAMLQRAVWSDPAERADALDAWEWRYPDHPAADTVLDLVRGESRAIAQAQAATPAAAEPVPLPASLQTTASVAPAGPVRVVALILPLSGALAGAGRAVRDGFLAAWFEQPTPRPRVRVYDGGSSPDRVLAVYERALAAGADLVVGPLSKEAVATLARMVTPTRPLLALNYLEPGQPAPANFYQFGLAPEDEARQAADRALADGHRRAVALVPEGDWGRRTLEAFRERFEGQGGSLLDVQTFAPGLQDFSEPVRRLLKLEDSAQRKQALDAVLGAGVQFSASPGDLPDFVFIAAQPQQARLIRPQFRFLGAGQLPLYATSLVYEGSAAPARDADLEDIRFCDMPFLLATGEEAAPRERIRGLWPETYPRHPRLYAFGFDAARLALRLGEGGGRDYSGVTGHLRLSEDGRVRRSLLWAEFRGGRARLLDGVAAATP; via the coding sequence GTGGGTCTCGTCCTGCTGCTGGCTGCGGCTGCGCCCTGGGCCACCGCGGCGCCGCCGCGCACTGCGGCCCAGGTCGAAGCCGACGAACGCTACGCCGATGGCGACTATGCCGGGGCGGCAGAGATTTACCTGCAGGCCGCCACGCTGGTGCCGCCACCCGATCGCACGCCGCTGCTGATCCGCGCGGCCGAGGCGGCGCTGCGCGCGGAGCGCCGCGATCTGGCTTCGCAGACCCTGCAGAAAATCGATGCCAGCCAGCTCACGCCGGCCGAGCGCTTGCGCGCGGATCTGCTGCTGGCCAGTCTCGGGCGGCTGCCCGGCGGCCCGCCGGACTGGTTGCAGCGGCTGCCCCCGCCGGGCAAGGATGCGGACGCGGATCTGGCCGAACGCCTGCTGGCGGTGCGTGCCGAGGCTTACCTGCGCCAGGGCGAGGTGGTGGAAGCGGTACGCACCTTGGTACAGCGCGAGAGCTGGCTCGAGCGGCGTGAGGCGCGCGTACGCAACCAGGCCCAGATCTGGAATGCGCTGCGCACGGCGCCGTCGATCGGCACGCAACACCAGACGCGTAACGACCTGGACAGCGTGACGCGCGGCTGGCTGGAGCTGGCCATGCTGCAGCGCGCCGTCTGGAGCGACCCGGCCGAGCGTGCCGACGCGCTCGATGCCTGGGAATGGCGCTATCCCGACCATCCCGCGGCCGATACCGTGCTGGACCTGGTGCGCGGTGAATCGCGTGCCATCGCACAGGCCCAGGCCGCGACACCCGCCGCCGCGGAACCCGTGCCGCTGCCGGCCAGCCTGCAAACCACCGCGAGCGTCGCGCCTGCCGGGCCGGTACGGGTCGTGGCGCTGATCCTGCCGCTGAGCGGCGCCCTGGCCGGGGCGGGGCGCGCCGTGCGCGATGGTTTCCTGGCCGCCTGGTTCGAGCAGCCGACGCCGCGGCCGCGCGTGCGGGTGTACGACGGCGGCAGCAGTCCCGATCGCGTGCTCGCCGTCTATGAGCGCGCACTGGCCGCGGGGGCCGACCTCGTGGTGGGCCCGCTGTCCAAGGAGGCGGTGGCGACACTGGCCCGCATGGTCACGCCGACGCGGCCTTTGTTGGCACTGAATTATCTGGAACCCGGCCAGCCGGCGCCGGCCAATTTCTACCAGTTCGGCTTGGCGCCGGAGGACGAGGCGCGCCAGGCGGCGGACCGCGCCCTGGCCGACGGCCACCGGCGGGCGGTGGCGCTGGTGCCGGAGGGCGACTGGGGCCGCCGCACGCTGGAGGCCTTCCGCGAGCGCTTCGAGGGCCAGGGCGGCAGCCTGCTCGATGTACAGACATTTGCACCGGGCCTGCAGGATTTTTCCGAGCCGGTCCGGCGCCTGCTCAAGCTCGAGGACAGCGCGCAGCGCAAGCAGGCGCTGGATGCGGTGCTGGGTGCCGGGGTGCAATTCTCCGCCAGCCCCGGCGATCTGCCGGATTTCGTGTTCATCGCCGCGCAGCCGCAGCAGGCGCGGCTGATCCGGCCGCAGTTCCGTTTCCTCGGCGCCGGGCAGCTGCCGCTGTATGCCACCTCGCTGGTGTACGAGGGCTCGGCTGCGCCGGCGCGTGACGCCGATCTCGAGGACATCCGCTTCTGTGACATGCCCTTCCTGCTGGCAACCGGCGAGGAGGCCGCGCCGCGCGAACGCATCCGCGGCCTGTGGCCGGAAACCTATCCCCGCCATCCGCGGCTGTACGCCTTCGGGTTCGACGCCGCGCGCCTGGCGCTGCGTCTGGGCGAAGGCGGCGGCCGGGACTACAGCGGCGTCACCGGGCACTTGCGCCTGAGCGAAGACGGCCGCGTGCGCCGCAGCCTGCTGTGGGCGGAATTCCGCGGCGGCCGCGCGCGGCTGCTCGACGGGGTCGCCGCCGCCACCCCATGA
- the rsmI gene encoding 16S rRNA (cytidine(1402)-2'-O)-methyltransferase — MSHPSGCLYVVATPIGNLEDLSARARRILGEVDLIAAEDTRHSARLLQHLGLHTRMVSLHQHNESAQTVELLERLQRGQSIALISDAGTPLLSDPGFELVRAARAAGLPVYAVPGPSALVAALSVAGLPADRFVFEGFLPHKPAARRRVLEGFARETRTVVCYESSHRIAEALDDVVAALGGERRLALARELTKIHEQVVAGTAAELRDWLAADADRSLGEFVLLIAGAPEQRHADQITVTVDDLLKALLGAMSVSEAARVAAGLSGLKKNALYERALQLQAQKS, encoded by the coding sequence ATGAGCCACCCCAGCGGATGCCTGTACGTAGTCGCCACCCCGATCGGCAACCTCGAGGACCTCTCCGCGCGCGCCCGGCGCATCCTGGGCGAAGTGGACCTGATCGCGGCCGAAGACACGCGCCACAGCGCCAGGCTGCTGCAGCACTTGGGCCTGCACACGCGCATGGTCTCGCTGCACCAGCACAACGAAAGCGCGCAGACGGTGGAGCTGCTCGAGCGTCTGCAGCGCGGCCAGAGCATCGCGCTGATCTCGGACGCCGGCACGCCGCTGCTGAGCGATCCCGGCTTCGAGCTGGTGCGCGCGGCACGCGCCGCCGGCCTGCCGGTCTATGCGGTGCCGGGCCCCTCGGCGCTGGTGGCAGCGCTGTCGGTCGCGGGCCTGCCGGCCGACCGCTTCGTGTTCGAAGGCTTCCTGCCGCACAAGCCGGCGGCGCGGCGCCGGGTGCTGGAAGGCTTCGCGCGCGAAACCCGCACCGTGGTCTGTTACGAGTCCAGCCACCGCATCGCCGAGGCGCTGGACGATGTCGTCGCCGCGCTCGGCGGCGAACGGCGCCTGGCGCTGGCGCGCGAGCTGACCAAGATCCACGAGCAGGTCGTGGCCGGCACCGCCGCCGAATTGCGCGACTGGCTGGCGGCCGACGCCGACCGCAGCCTGGGCGAGTTCGTGCTGCTGATCGCCGGCGCTCCCGAGCAGCGTCATGCGGATCAGATCACCGTGACCGTGGACGACTTGCTCAAGGCCCTGCTTGGCGCCATGAGCGTGAGCGAGGCGGCGCGCGTGGCGGCGGGCCTGAGCGGACTCAAGAAGAATGCGTTGTACGAACGGGCGCTGCAGCTGCAGGCGCAGAAATCCTGA
- a CDS encoding ClpXP protease specificity-enhancing factor — MAVSSRRPYLIRAMVDWAIDNGLTPHIVVAADAPGVEVPRQYAQDGKITLNISPRAAQGLLIEADGIRFNARFGGQPWQVRVPPGAVLAVYARENGEGIVFGEVEAASAAPPESPPPAPAPGAPPKRGRPQLKIVK, encoded by the coding sequence ATGGCCGTCAGCTCACGCCGACCCTACCTGATCCGCGCCATGGTGGACTGGGCCATCGACAACGGCCTGACCCCGCACATCGTGGTCGCTGCCGATGCGCCTGGCGTCGAAGTGCCGCGCCAGTACGCGCAGGACGGCAAGATCACCCTCAACATCAGCCCGCGCGCCGCGCAGGGCCTGCTCATCGAGGCGGACGGCATCCGCTTCAACGCCCGCTTCGGCGGGCAGCCCTGGCAGGTCCGTGTCCCGCCCGGGGCGGTGCTGGCGGTGTATGCGCGCGAGAACGGCGAGGGCATCGTGTTCGGCGAGGTCGAGGCTGCCAGCGCCGCGCCACCCGAGTCGCCGCCGCCGGCACCCGCGCCCGGTGCGCCACCCAAGCGCGGCCGGCCGCAGCTCAAGATTGTGAAATGA
- a CDS encoding glutathione S-transferase N-terminal domain-containing protein — MAIVANRRSQMMLFARPHDAQSQRVRLVLEEKGIANIEIIELKPGETSEDLLDLNPYNTLPTLVDRELVLYEPRIIMEYLDERFPHPPLMPVDPVTRARFRLALYRIEQDIYRLLPVLEDGSANDLRRARKELRDNLMSVVDIFSAKPYFLSDEYSLVDCTLAPVLWRLEHYGVELPKQGAPILRYAKRLHERRLTRRTLSDDDGDMGD; from the coding sequence ATGGCCATCGTCGCCAACCGCCGCTCCCAGATGATGCTGTTCGCGCGTCCGCACGACGCGCAGAGCCAGCGCGTGCGCCTGGTGCTCGAGGAAAAGGGCATCGCCAACATCGAGATCATCGAGCTCAAGCCGGGTGAGACCAGCGAGGATCTGCTCGACCTCAACCCGTACAACACGCTGCCCACGCTGGTGGACCGCGAGCTGGTGCTGTACGAGCCGCGCATCATCATGGAGTATCTCGACGAGCGCTTCCCGCACCCGCCGCTGATGCCGGTCGATCCCGTCACGCGCGCGCGCTTCCGTCTGGCGCTGTACCGTATCGAGCAGGACATCTACCGGCTGCTGCCCGTGCTCGAGGACGGCAGCGCCAATGATCTGCGGCGTGCGCGCAAGGAGCTGCGCGACAACCTGATGAGCGTGGTCGACATCTTCAGCGCCAAGCCCTACTTCCTCAGCGACGAATACTCGCTGGTGGACTGCACGCTGGCGCCGGTGCTGTGGCGGCTGGAGCACTACGGGGTGGAGCTGCCCAAGCAGGGTGCGCCGATCCTGCGTTACGCCAAGCGCCTGCATGAGCGCCGCCTGACCCGCCGCACGCTCAGCGACGACGACGGCGACATGGGCGACTGA
- a CDS encoding cytochrome c1: protein MKTGIRILLLALLPGAALAAGGVKPPYSFKPDLGNEASLQRGAAAYMNYCVGCHSMKYVRFNRLAEDLGIPEDLVMKHLAPAGARPGDTIQTTLPADKSAVWFGRAPPDLTLTARSRGDDWLYSYLLTFYVDETRPSGVNNLMLPGLSMPHVLGALQGYQKRVEPKEGEAGGHGKGPQFELVQPGSLTPKEYREFVGDLTNFMVYAAEPARMVRYGLGVKVILFLLVFTALAWLLKREYWKDVH from the coding sequence ATGAAAACCGGCATTCGCATCCTGCTGCTGGCCCTGCTGCCGGGCGCGGCGCTGGCCGCCGGCGGCGTCAAGCCGCCGTACAGCTTCAAACCGGACCTCGGCAACGAGGCCTCGTTGCAGCGCGGCGCGGCGGCTTACATGAACTACTGCGTCGGCTGCCACTCGATGAAGTACGTACGCTTCAACCGCCTGGCTGAGGATCTCGGCATTCCGGAGGACCTGGTGATGAAGCACCTGGCGCCGGCCGGCGCGCGCCCCGGCGACACCATCCAGACCACGCTGCCGGCGGACAAGTCGGCGGTGTGGTTCGGCCGCGCACCGCCGGACCTGACGCTGACCGCGCGCTCGCGCGGCGACGACTGGCTGTACAGCTACCTTTTGACCTTCTACGTCGATGAGACCAGGCCCAGTGGTGTCAACAACCTGATGCTGCCGGGCCTGTCCATGCCGCACGTGCTGGGCGCGCTGCAGGGCTACCAGAAACGGGTCGAGCCGAAAGAGGGCGAGGCGGGCGGCCACGGCAAGGGCCCGCAGTTCGAGCTGGTGCAGCCGGGCAGTCTGACGCCGAAGGAGTACCGTGAGTTCGTTGGTGACCTGACCAACTTCATGGTGTATGCCGCCGAGCCGGCGCGCATGGTGCGCTACGGCCTGGGCGTGAAGGTGATCCTGTTCCTGCTGGTCTTCACCGCGCTGGCCTGGCTGCTCAAGCGCGAATACTGGAAGGACGTGCACTGA
- a CDS encoding cytochrome bc complex cytochrome b subunit produces MAITPNPYKTTGFLGWIDDRFPLTKLWKDHVAEYYAPKNFNFWYYFGSLALLVLVNQLLTGIWLAMFFKPDANLAFDSVEYIMRDVEWGWLIRYMHSTGASAFFVVVFLHMYRALLYGSHRKPRELIWIFGCLIFLCLMAEAFLGYVLPWGQMSYWGAQVIISLFGAIPVIGEDLVIWIQGDYFIADATINRFAALHFVAIPFLLVGLVIAHLMALHEVGSNNPDGIEIKKKKGADGVPLDGIPFHPYYTVKDLFGVGVFLILAAFVVFFLPDFFGYFLEKPNFEPANPLATPEHIAPVWYFTPQYAMLRAVTVNFLWIDAKFWGVVILAGSVLILFFLPWLDKSPVKSIRYRGPYYKTALALFTISFLILGYLGTQPPGGLKTLIAQVCTFIYFAFFILMPWYTRIDPVKPEPERVTE; encoded by the coding sequence ATGGCCATCACGCCCAACCCGTACAAGACCACCGGCTTTCTCGGCTGGATCGACGACCGCTTCCCGCTGACCAAGCTGTGGAAGGACCACGTCGCCGAGTACTACGCGCCGAAGAACTTCAACTTCTGGTACTACTTCGGTTCGCTGGCGCTGCTGGTGCTGGTCAACCAGCTGCTCACCGGCATCTGGCTGGCCATGTTCTTCAAGCCCGACGCGAACCTGGCCTTCGACTCGGTCGAGTACATCATGCGCGACGTCGAGTGGGGCTGGCTGATCCGCTACATGCACTCGACCGGCGCCTCGGCCTTCTTCGTGGTCGTGTTCCTGCACATGTACCGTGCGCTGCTGTACGGCTCGCACCGCAAGCCGCGCGAACTGATCTGGATCTTCGGCTGCCTGATCTTCCTCTGCCTCATGGCCGAGGCCTTCCTGGGCTACGTGCTGCCCTGGGGCCAGATGTCCTACTGGGGCGCGCAGGTGATCATTTCGCTGTTCGGCGCCATCCCCGTGATCGGCGAGGACCTGGTGATCTGGATCCAGGGTGACTACTTCATCGCCGACGCCACCATCAACCGCTTCGCGGCACTGCACTTCGTCGCCATTCCCTTCCTGCTGGTCGGGCTGGTGATCGCGCATCTGATGGCGCTGCACGAGGTGGGCTCGAACAACCCGGACGGTATCGAGATCAAGAAAAAGAAGGGCGCCGACGGCGTGCCGCTGGACGGCATTCCGTTCCATCCCTATTACACGGTCAAGGACCTGTTCGGCGTGGGCGTGTTCCTGATCCTGGCCGCGTTCGTGGTGTTCTTCCTGCCGGATTTCTTCGGCTACTTCCTGGAGAAGCCCAATTTCGAGCCGGCCAATCCGCTGGCCACGCCCGAGCACATCGCGCCGGTGTGGTACTTCACGCCGCAGTACGCGATGCTGCGCGCGGTGACGGTCAACTTCCTGTGGATCGACGCCAAGTTCTGGGGCGTGGTGATCCTGGCGGGTTCCGTCCTGATCCTGTTCTTCCTGCCCTGGCTGGACAAGAGCCCGGTGAAGTCCATCCGTTACCGCGGCCCGTACTACAAGACCGCGCTGGCGCTGTTCACGATCAGCTTCCTGATCCTGGGCTATCTCGGCACGCAGCCGCCGGGCGGGCTCAAGACGCTGATCGCGCAGGTCTGCACCTTCATCTACTTCGCGTTCTTCATCCTGATGCCCTGGTATACCCGGATCGACCCGGTCAAGCCGGAGCCGGAGAGGGTCACCGAATGA
- the petA gene encoding ubiquinol-cytochrome c reductase iron-sulfur subunit, with translation MSETVVDAGKRRFLTLATSVVGGIGAAFWAIPYIASWRPSAKAKAAGAPVEADISALKDGEMMTVAWRGKPVWIVKRSKEMLDNLAQVPPEELRDPNSEEKQQPDYITGPTRSQRPEVLVMVGSCTHLGCSPLFRPETPAPDIDKNWKGGFFCPCHGSRFDLAGRVYKNVPAPTNLKVPPYRFEGETVVVIGEDPVKA, from the coding sequence ATGAGCGAGACAGTCGTTGACGCGGGCAAGCGGCGCTTTCTGACCCTTGCCACCAGCGTCGTCGGCGGTATTGGCGCCGCGTTCTGGGCCATCCCGTACATCGCCTCCTGGCGCCCGAGCGCCAAGGCCAAGGCCGCCGGCGCCCCGGTCGAGGCCGACATCAGCGCCCTCAAGGACGGCGAGATGATGACCGTGGCCTGGCGCGGCAAGCCGGTCTGGATCGTCAAGCGCAGCAAGGAAATGCTGGACAATCTGGCGCAGGTGCCACCCGAGGAGCTGCGCGATCCGAACTCCGAGGAGAAGCAGCAGCCCGACTACATCACCGGCCCGACCCGCTCGCAGCGGCCCGAGGTGCTGGTCATGGTCGGCAGCTGCACCCATCTGGGCTGCTCGCCGCTGTTCCGGCCCGAGACCCCGGCGCCGGACATCGACAAGAACTGGAAGGGCGGCTTCTTCTGTCCCTGCCATGGTTCGCGCTTCGACCTGGCCGGGCGCGTGTACAAGAATGTGCCCGCGCCGACCAACCTGAAGGTGCCGCCCTACCGCTTCGAGGGCGAGACCGTCGTCGTCATCGGCGAAGACCCGGTCAAGGCTTGA
- the hisC gene encoding histidinol-phosphate transaminase, translated as MASRRPQDWVRPEVRALAAYHVPDSAGLIKLDAMENPYGWPLELLRDWQAQLASAALNRYPDPQARALKARLREAMRIPPQAELLLGNGSDEIIQMLALAVGGPGRTILTPEPGFVMFRMIAALTGTGFAGVPLRTPDFSLDPETMLAAIRRHRPALVFLASPNNPTGNRFEASAMRSVIEAAPGLVVVDEAYYPFCDGDCLGWLAEYDHLLVMRTVSKLGLAGLRLGLIAGRSEWLGELDKTRLPYNINVLTQLSAEFALAHAEVFARQAQAIRAERAVLAQALARLPGLTVYPSQANFILFRVPDGQAGRIHATLKAAGVLIKNLDGSHPLLAGCLRVTVGQPAENTAFLAALESAQLQS; from the coding sequence ATGGCAAGCCGTAGGCCACAAGACTGGGTGCGGCCGGAAGTCAGGGCGCTCGCGGCCTATCACGTGCCGGACAGCGCGGGGCTGATCAAGCTCGACGCGATGGAGAACCCCTACGGCTGGCCGCTCGAGCTGCTGCGCGACTGGCAGGCACAGCTGGCGTCGGCGGCGCTCAACCGCTACCCCGATCCACAGGCACGGGCGTTGAAGGCGCGGCTGCGCGAGGCGATGCGCATCCCGCCGCAGGCGGAGCTGCTGCTCGGCAATGGTTCCGACGAGATCATCCAGATGCTGGCGCTGGCCGTCGGCGGCCCGGGCCGCACGATCCTTACGCCCGAGCCCGGCTTCGTGATGTTCCGCATGATCGCCGCGCTCACCGGCACCGGCTTTGCCGGCGTGCCGCTGCGGACGCCGGATTTCTCCCTCGACCCCGAGACCATGCTCGCCGCCATCCGCCGGCACCGGCCGGCGCTGGTGTTCCTCGCCAGCCCCAACAATCCCACCGGCAACCGCTTCGAGGCGAGCGCGATGCGATCGGTCATCGAAGCCGCGCCGGGGCTGGTGGTGGTGGACGAGGCCTATTACCCGTTCTGCGACGGCGACTGCCTGGGCTGGCTGGCGGAGTATGACCACCTGCTGGTGATGCGCACGGTGTCGAAGCTGGGCCTGGCCGGATTGCGCCTGGGCCTGATTGCCGGGCGATCCGAGTGGCTGGGCGAGCTCGACAAGACCCGGCTGCCCTACAACATCAACGTGCTGACTCAGCTGTCTGCGGAATTCGCGCTGGCGCATGCCGAGGTCTTCGCCCGCCAGGCGCAGGCCATCCGCGCCGAGCGCGCTGTGCTGGCGCAGGCGCTCGCCCGCCTGCCGGGGCTGACGGTGTACCCGAGCCAGGCCAATTTCATCCTGTTCCGCGTGCCGGACGGCCAGGCGGGCCGCATCCACGCGACACTGAAGGCCGCCGGCGTGCTGATCAAGAATCTGGACGGCAGCCACCCCCTGCTGGCCGGCTGCCTGCGGGTCACGGTCGGCCAGCCGGCGGAGAACACCGCCTTCCTGGCGGCCCTCGAAAGCGCGCAACTGCAGTCCTGA
- the hisD gene encoding histidinol dehydrogenase, with the protein MIPIQRLSTADPGFEAAFRRLTDYDPQGDAAVESAVRAILAEVRARGDAALLDYTHRFDGLEAGSVASLEVPAARLKTALNEITPAARQALEAAAARLRAYAERQKLESWEFADAQGNRLGQRVTPLDRVGVYVPGGKASYPSSVLMNVIPARVAGVREIVMTVPAPRGELNPLVLAAAAIAGVDRVFTLGGAQAVAALAYGTETLPAVDKIVGPGNAYVAAAKRLVFGTVGIDMVAGPSEILVICDGQTHPDWIAMDLFSQAEHDETAQAILLSPDAAFLDAVSAGMSRLIAELPRADIIRQSLAGRGALIRVRDLDEACALANRLAPEHLELSVAAPQALLPQIRHAGAIFLGRYTPEAFGDYCAGPNHVLPTGRSARFASPLGVYDFQKRTSLIEASPAGAVELAAIAATLAEGEGLAAHARSADYRRHGKP; encoded by the coding sequence ATGATCCCGATCCAGCGCCTGTCCACTGCGGACCCCGGCTTCGAGGCCGCCTTCCGCCGGCTGACCGACTACGACCCGCAGGGCGACGCTGCGGTCGAATCCGCCGTGCGCGCGATTCTGGCCGAGGTGCGTGCGCGCGGCGATGCCGCGTTGCTGGACTACACGCACCGCTTCGATGGCCTCGAGGCCGGCAGCGTCGCCAGCCTGGAAGTGCCGGCCGCAAGGCTCAAGACTGCGTTGAACGAGATTACCCCCGCCGCGCGCCAGGCGCTGGAGGCCGCCGCGGCACGGTTGCGCGCCTATGCCGAGCGTCAGAAACTCGAGTCTTGGGAGTTCGCCGATGCGCAGGGCAACCGGCTCGGCCAGCGCGTGACGCCGCTGGACCGCGTCGGCGTGTACGTGCCGGGCGGCAAGGCCAGCTACCCCTCCTCGGTGCTGATGAACGTGATCCCGGCGCGCGTCGCCGGCGTGCGCGAGATCGTCATGACGGTACCGGCACCCAGGGGCGAGCTGAATCCGCTGGTGCTGGCGGCGGCCGCGATCGCCGGGGTGGACCGTGTGTTCACGCTCGGCGGCGCGCAGGCGGTGGCGGCGCTGGCCTATGGCACCGAAACCCTGCCGGCGGTGGACAAGATCGTCGGCCCGGGCAACGCCTATGTCGCCGCCGCCAAGCGTCTGGTGTTCGGCACGGTCGGCATCGACATGGTGGCCGGGCCCTCGGAAATCCTCGTGATCTGCGACGGGCAAACCCACCCGGACTGGATCGCCATGGACCTGTTCTCGCAGGCCGAGCACGACGAGACCGCGCAGGCGATCCTGCTGTCGCCGGACGCGGCCTTCCTGGACGCAGTGTCCGCGGGCATGTCCCGCCTGATTGCCGAGCTGCCGCGTGCCGACATCATCCGCCAGTCGCTGGCCGGCCGCGGCGCGCTGATCCGGGTGCGCGATCTCGACGAAGCCTGTGCACTGGCCAACCGCCTGGCGCCCGAGCACCTGGAGCTGTCGGTGGCGGCGCCGCAGGCGCTGCTGCCGCAGATCCGCCACGCCGGCGCGATCTTCCTGGGCCGCTACACGCCGGAGGCCTTCGGCGACTACTGCGCGGGCCCGAACCACGTGCTGCCGACCGGGCGCAGCGCGCGCTTCGCCTCGCCGCTGGGCGTGTACGACTTCCAGAAGCGCACGAGCCTGATCGAGGCCTCGCCCGCAGGCGCGGTCGAACTGGCCGCGATTGCCGCGACCCTGGCCGAAGGCGAGGGCCTGGCGGCGCACGCCCGTTCCGCGGACTATCGCCGGCATGGCAAGCCGTAG